A window of the Branchiibius hedensis genome harbors these coding sequences:
- a CDS encoding fatty acyl-CoA synthetase, whose protein sequence is MPDQQTPEIALARRHSLGDLPRRSAQRFPDKPAIIDGDTTLTFAQFEATVDRTAAAIVAAGLAKGERLALLSHNCWQYAVLDFAAARAGVVLVPINFMLTASEIAFILQHSGAAGFVVEDALVPTAEKAIAEAGPVGVRMAIGTAPDGWSALSQWTSHDGVCPQIEVADDDPVRMMFTSGTESRPKGALLSSRSLMWHYVSCVVGGEMSADDIELHTLPLYHCAQLDCFLGVDVYLGATSIILPAPEPAAVLAAIEKYGVTKYFAPPTVWIGLLRSPAFNSADLSTLAKGYYGASPMPVAILQEMQERLPTTRLWNFYGQTEIAPLGTLLGPEDQVSRAGSAGRPALNVETRILDDDNNEVPSGEIGEICHRTPHATLGYYNQPEKTAAAFSGGWFHSGDLGYVDADGYLYVVDRKKDMIKTGGENVATREVEEAIYTHPAVAEVAVFAVPHPRWVEAVTAVVVLKDGQQATQDDLIAHARGLLAGYKTPKYVVITDALPKNPSGKILKRQLRQELSTLADSSA, encoded by the coding sequence GTGCCCGATCAGCAGACTCCCGAGATTGCCCTGGCCCGCAGGCACAGCCTGGGCGACTTGCCGCGTCGCAGCGCTCAACGATTCCCCGACAAGCCGGCGATCATCGACGGGGACACCACACTCACGTTCGCCCAGTTCGAGGCGACCGTGGATCGCACCGCCGCCGCGATCGTGGCCGCTGGATTGGCCAAGGGCGAACGATTAGCGCTGTTGTCGCACAACTGCTGGCAGTACGCCGTGCTGGACTTCGCGGCGGCCCGGGCTGGCGTTGTCCTCGTGCCGATCAACTTCATGCTCACGGCCAGCGAGATCGCCTTCATCCTGCAGCATTCCGGCGCAGCGGGATTCGTGGTTGAGGATGCGCTGGTCCCGACCGCTGAGAAAGCCATCGCAGAGGCCGGACCCGTGGGGGTGCGGATGGCTATCGGCACCGCGCCGGACGGGTGGTCGGCACTGAGCCAGTGGACGTCGCACGACGGGGTGTGCCCGCAGATCGAGGTGGCCGACGACGATCCGGTGCGCATGATGTTCACTTCGGGTACCGAATCACGGCCGAAAGGTGCTCTGCTGTCGAGCCGTTCACTGATGTGGCACTACGTGTCGTGCGTCGTCGGTGGCGAGATGAGCGCCGACGACATCGAGCTGCACACGCTGCCGCTGTATCACTGCGCCCAGTTGGATTGCTTCCTCGGCGTGGATGTGTACCTGGGTGCGACGTCGATCATCCTGCCGGCACCCGAGCCGGCCGCGGTGTTGGCGGCGATCGAGAAGTACGGGGTGACCAAGTACTTCGCTCCCCCAACCGTGTGGATCGGGCTGCTGCGGTCACCGGCGTTCAACTCCGCTGACCTGTCGACCCTGGCGAAGGGCTACTACGGCGCGTCCCCGATGCCCGTGGCCATCCTGCAGGAAATGCAAGAACGCTTGCCGACGACCCGACTGTGGAATTTCTACGGACAGACCGAAATCGCTCCGTTGGGAACGCTTCTCGGCCCAGAAGACCAGGTGTCTCGAGCCGGGTCCGCGGGTCGCCCCGCCTTGAACGTCGAGACCCGGATCCTGGACGACGACAACAACGAGGTCCCGTCAGGAGAGATCGGCGAGATCTGCCATCGCACACCGCACGCGACACTCGGTTACTACAACCAGCCTGAGAAGACAGCGGCTGCGTTCAGCGGCGGCTGGTTCCACTCCGGCGACCTGGGGTATGTGGACGCCGATGGTTATCTCTACGTCGTCGACCGCAAGAAGGACATGATCAAGACCGGCGGCGAGAACGTCGCCACCCGCGAGGTCGAGGAGGCCATCTACACCCACCCGGCGGTCGCCGAGGTCGCGGTGTTCGCCGTACCGCACCCGCGCTGGGTGGAGGCCGTGACGGCGGTCGTCGTGCTCAAGGACGGCCAGCAGGCCACGCAGGATGATCTGATCGCGCACGCCCGTGGCCTGTTGGCCGGTTACAAGACGCCGAAGTACGTGGTCATCACCGACGCATTACCCAAGAATCCGTCGGGGAAGATCCTCAAGCGGCAACTGCGCCAGGAGCTTTCCACGCTGGCCGACTCCTCTGCGTGA
- a CDS encoding MBL fold metallo-hydrolase yields MIRIRWLGHSTVVIDLDGARLLTDPLLRNHVGLLRRVTPPPGRADWADTDAILLSHLHLDHADVASLRQLPTTPIFASAAVAGWLSERGLRTTATSAQWQSVSDSTSAQIRLVPAEHHARPLPGRPCDANGFLLRAASGRVWFAGDTAAYPEMADLPDWAGGRIDVALLPIHGWGPRLSAGHLDAAGAAEVCAVVRPRFVVPIHYGTLHPFGLNLRRLDWMHSPAETFAQTLAMIAPDTTLIELAAMGPTWQMPTA; encoded by the coding sequence ATGATCCGCATCCGGTGGCTCGGACACTCGACGGTCGTCATCGACCTCGACGGGGCGCGGTTGCTCACCGATCCGTTACTGCGCAACCACGTCGGCCTGTTGCGACGAGTCACTCCCCCGCCAGGGCGGGCGGACTGGGCCGACACCGACGCAATCTTGCTGTCCCATCTGCACCTGGATCATGCCGACGTCGCCTCGTTGCGCCAGTTGCCAACCACGCCCATCTTCGCGTCGGCTGCTGTGGCGGGGTGGCTATCGGAGCGCGGCCTGCGCACAACCGCTACGTCTGCGCAGTGGCAGTCGGTGTCCGACTCAACCTCGGCGCAGATCCGACTGGTCCCGGCCGAGCATCACGCGCGACCATTGCCAGGGCGCCCCTGCGATGCGAATGGCTTCCTGCTGCGCGCCGCGTCGGGCAGGGTGTGGTTTGCCGGGGACACCGCGGCCTACCCGGAGATGGCGGACCTGCCGGACTGGGCCGGCGGCCGGATCGACGTCGCATTGCTCCCCATTCACGGCTGGGGGCCACGGCTGTCCGCGGGGCATCTCGACGCGGCTGGCGCGGCAGAGGTGTGCGCGGTGGTGCGGCCACGGTTCGTGGTGCCGATCCACTACGGCACCTTGCACCCGTTCGGGCTGAACCTTCGCCGACTGGACTGGATGCACTCTCCCGCAGAGACGTTCGCACAGACCCTGGCGATGATCGCCCCGGACACGACACTCATCGAACTGGCTGCGATGGGGCCGACATGGCAGATGCCGACGGCGTGA